From Nitrospinota bacterium, a single genomic window includes:
- the recN gene encoding DNA repair protein RecN encodes MLRALKVSDFAIVGEAMMEFDPGFNVLTGETGAGKSILVEALGLALGERPAETMIRAGADQAAVEAVFDIARMKGAAAWLAEQGIEQEGELIVRRVVARSGKNRVFINGAIVTVGQLKAVAETLVDIHGQHESQALFNPAAHLPFLDTFLKLDGEREKYAEVFEKYNAARKKLKELKENQREIERRLDLLKFQAGEISKADIKHGEDEELEREKKRLTHTEKLLQLAGAAIEALEEGDGSASSLAFRAKNAMEQVAELDAAMRPVADQLAAAIFQMEEAAGQIRGYAEGLERDPARLEQVDDRLDLLKNLKKKYGDTIVEILTYLEKSETELVSIETGQENMDMLEAEVSELGARAAKLALSLDAKRRDGAPEFSKKVEKQLKDLNMGKARVEPVFYYDEDPESPCVKDGKTARLTPAGAGRMEILFSGNPGEPPKPLAKIASGGEISRIMLALKAVLTGAQPVPVMIFDEIDVGIGGVTGDRLGEKMRALANTCQVFCVTHLAQVARQAHAHFLVEKGEKKGKVSVSVSKLDREGRIRELARMATGEGGGAETALKWAEEALDGAGG; translated from the coding sequence ATGCTCCGCGCCTTAAAAGTCTCCGACTTCGCCATCGTCGGCGAGGCGATGATGGAATTCGACCCAGGATTCAACGTCCTCACCGGCGAGACCGGCGCGGGAAAATCAATACTTGTTGAGGCACTTGGGCTCGCCTTGGGCGAACGGCCCGCCGAAACGATGATCCGCGCCGGCGCGGACCAGGCGGCTGTGGAGGCGGTGTTCGACATCGCCCGGATGAAAGGGGCGGCGGCGTGGCTTGCGGAGCAGGGGATCGAACAGGAGGGCGAGTTGATCGTGCGGCGCGTGGTGGCCCGGTCCGGAAAGAACAGGGTGTTCATCAACGGCGCCATCGTCACCGTGGGCCAATTAAAGGCGGTGGCGGAAACCCTTGTGGACATCCACGGCCAGCATGAAAGCCAGGCGCTATTCAATCCGGCGGCGCACCTGCCGTTTCTGGACACTTTTTTGAAATTGGACGGCGAACGGGAGAAATACGCCGAGGTTTTCGAAAAATACAACGCCGCCCGAAAAAAACTTAAAGAACTAAAGGAAAACCAGAGGGAGATCGAACGGCGGCTCGACCTTTTGAAATTCCAGGCAGGCGAGATATCCAAGGCGGACATCAAGCACGGCGAAGACGAGGAACTGGAACGGGAGAAAAAGCGGCTCACCCACACGGAAAAACTTTTGCAGCTGGCCGGTGCGGCCATTGAAGCGCTGGAGGAAGGGGATGGCTCCGCGTCGTCCCTTGCGTTCCGGGCGAAAAACGCCATGGAGCAGGTGGCGGAGCTGGACGCGGCGATGCGCCCCGTGGCCGATCAGCTGGCGGCCGCCATTTTCCAGATGGAAGAGGCGGCGGGACAGATACGCGGCTACGCCGAAGGGCTGGAGCGCGACCCGGCGAGGCTGGAGCAGGTGGACGACAGGCTCGACCTTCTAAAAAACCTGAAGAAAAAATATGGGGACACCATCGTAGAAATCCTTACATATCTGGAAAAGTCCGAGACAGAGCTCGTCTCCATCGAAACCGGCCAGGAGAACATGGACATGCTGGAGGCGGAAGTTTCCGAATTAGGCGCGCGGGCGGCCAAGCTTGCGCTTTCTCTGGACGCGAAAAGGAGGGATGGGGCGCCGGAGTTTTCTAAAAAAGTGGAAAAACAGCTAAAAGACCTGAACATGGGAAAGGCCCGCGTAGAGCCTGTTTTCTACTATGACGAAGATCCCGAAAGCCCCTGCGTGAAAGATGGAAAAACGGCGCGGCTGACCCCGGCAGGCGCGGGGCGGATGGAGATACTGTTCAGCGGCAACCCGGGCGAGCCGCCCAAACCCCTTGCGAAGATCGCCTCTGGAGGCGAGATAAGCAGGATAATGCTGGCGCTCAAGGCCGTGCTCACCGGCGCACAGCCCGTTCCGGTGATGATATTCGACGAAATAGACGTGGGGATTGGGGGCGTTACCGGCGACAGGCTTGGGGAGAAAATGCGCGCGCTGGCAAACACATGCCAGGTATTTTGCGTGACTCATCTTGCCCAGGTGGCGCGGCAGGCCCATGCCCATTTCCTCGTGGAGAAGGGGGAGAAGAAAGGGAAGGTGAGCGTGAGCGTATCGAAGCTGGACCGCGAAGGGCGTATCCGGGAGCTTGCCCGCATGGCCACCGGCGAAGGGGGCGGGGCGGAGACGGCGCTCAAATGGGCGGAAGAGGCTCTCGACGGCGCCGGGGGATGA
- a CDS encoding carbon-nitrogen hydrolase, which produces MEKRKYRIGLVQMAMSADPAANLAKSVAKIAEACALGAEVVCLPELFRTHYFCQREDAALFNLAEPVPGPTSQAVAKAAADCGAAVIASLFERRAAGVYHNTAAVFGPDGKTIGLYRKTHIPDDPCFYEKYYFTPGDLGFKAFNTGPGRIGVLVCWDQWYPEAARLTAMEGAEVIFYPTAIGWHPAEKEKYGVAQREAWMAVQRGHAIANGVFVAAVNRIGFEKPEGSGDGLEFWGSSFVYDPFGRLIAQGSVDKEEIVIAEVDASVIEDTRRNWPFFRDRRIDIYGGITKRFGGE; this is translated from the coding sequence GTGGAGAAAAGAAAATACCGTATCGGCCTTGTCCAGATGGCCATGTCGGCCGATCCGGCGGCGAACCTTGCCAAGTCTGTGGCGAAAATAGCCGAGGCGTGTGCGCTTGGGGCGGAGGTGGTGTGCCTGCCGGAGCTTTTCAGGACGCATTACTTCTGCCAGCGGGAGGACGCGGCGCTTTTCAACCTGGCCGAGCCGGTCCCCGGCCCAACGAGCCAGGCTGTTGCCAAGGCGGCGGCGGACTGCGGCGCGGCGGTGATCGCCTCGCTTTTCGAGCGGCGCGCGGCGGGGGTATATCACAACACGGCGGCGGTGTTCGGCCCGGACGGGAAGACCATCGGCCTGTACCGCAAGACCCATATCCCGGACGATCCGTGCTTTTACGAGAAATATTATTTCACCCCCGGCGACCTTGGCTTCAAGGCGTTCAACACGGGGCCGGGGCGGATCGGCGTTTTGGTCTGCTGGGACCAGTGGTATCCGGAAGCGGCGCGGTTGACGGCAATGGAAGGGGCGGAGGTGATCTTTTATCCCACCGCCATCGGCTGGCATCCGGCCGAAAAGGAAAAATACGGCGTGGCGCAACGGGAGGCATGGATGGCGGTCCAGCGGGGCCACGCCATCGCCAACGGGGTGTTTGTGGCGGCGGTGAACAGAATCGGCTTTGAAAAGCCGGAGGGCTCTGGCGACGGGCTTGAATTCTGGGGATCGAGCTTTGTTTACGATCCTTTCGGACGGTTGATCGCGCAAGGCTCGGTGGACAAGGAGGAGATAGTCATCGCCGAGGTGGACGCCTCGGTGATAGAAGACACCCGCCGCAACTGGCCCTTTTTCCGCGACCGGCGGATAGACATATACGGCGGCATAACGAAAAGGTTCGGCGGGGAATGA
- a CDS encoding branched-chain amino acid ABC transporter permease, producing the protein MDLFLQTLVSGVLKGGLYALIGMGMTLVMGVMGIINLAHGQMMMVSMYLTYSLFAVLGMDPYLSLAVSAPTIFALGLILQKYLLNPLIRVETILPENQVLMTVGIGMVLTEIMRFIFTSDYKSVKTSYSNSTMFAGNISFSVPLMVDFVIATLMTAGLFLFLIKTDTGRSIRATAQDRMAAGLMGVDTERITYVTFGLGSALVAAAGTLLMPIFYLYPDIGGPFTRKAFVICILGGLGSTVGAIFGGVTLGLAEAFGATYVGMEFEDLIGLVIFILVLLFLPGGIKALTKA; encoded by the coding sequence ATGGACCTCTTTCTCCAGACCCTCGTTTCCGGCGTACTTAAGGGGGGGCTATACGCCCTTATCGGCATGGGGATGACCCTTGTCATGGGTGTGATGGGGATCATCAACCTGGCCCACGGCCAGATGATGATGGTGAGCATGTACCTTACATACTCCCTGTTCGCCGTGCTGGGGATGGACCCGTACCTTTCGCTTGCCGTGAGCGCCCCCACCATTTTTGCGCTGGGGCTTATCCTCCAGAAATACCTTCTAAATCCGCTCATCCGGGTGGAGACGATCTTGCCGGAAAACCAGGTGCTCATGACGGTGGGGATCGGGATGGTGCTTACGGAGATAATGAGGTTCATATTCACTTCGGACTACAAGTCCGTGAAGACCTCCTATTCCAACTCCACGATGTTCGCGGGGAACATTTCGTTCAGCGTGCCGCTGATGGTGGACTTCGTGATAGCCACGCTGATGACGGCGGGGCTGTTCTTGTTCCTCATCAAGACGGACACCGGCCGCTCCATCCGGGCCACCGCGCAGGACAGGATGGCGGCTGGCCTGATGGGGGTGGACACGGAGCGGATCACATATGTCACCTTCGGTCTGGGCTCGGCGCTGGTGGCGGCGGCGGGGACGCTGCTCATGCCGATTTTCTATCTTTATCCGGACATCGGCGGGCCGTTCACACGCAAGGCTTTCGTAATATGCATCCTCGGCGGGCTTGGCTCCACGGTGGGAGCGATCTTCGGCGGGGTGACTCTGGGGCTGGCCGAGGCGTTCGGCGCCACCTATGTGGGCATGGAATTTGAGGACCTTATCGGCCTTGTGATATTCATCCTCGTCCTTTTGTTCCTGCCCGGCGGGATCAAAGCGCTCACCAAGGCGTGA
- a CDS encoding branched-chain amino acid ABC transporter permease, with translation MGYQKWAPAIILAALAAVPLLVDNDYYLHLLILTLMWVVIGSAWNLLAGYTGQVSFGDAAFFGSGAYTSGLLVVHLGWSAWWGVPLGGVVAALIALPFGWICFRLRGAYFALATLALNEVMRHVATIWESLTQGMVGIMIMQTYISKTPYYYITLALAAFSVVSVMLVMRSKTGYYFISIREDPDAAESLGVDTHFYKMVSLTIAAALTGVAGGLYMNYMGFIDPHVVFSLHDISIMAILVGIVGGVGTIYGPAVGAFIMVLTQEMFRTGGFGYIAEAAKATGVESLMTAADYMAKAHVLGFGALVVIVIRFMPNGVVGDWGKIARRFSRRKGA, from the coding sequence ATGGGGTATCAAAAATGGGCTCCTGCTATCATCCTTGCGGCGCTGGCGGCGGTCCCGCTTCTGGTGGACAACGACTATTACCTGCACCTTTTGATATTGACCCTGATGTGGGTGGTGATTGGCTCGGCCTGGAACCTGCTGGCGGGGTACACCGGGCAGGTGTCCTTCGGCGACGCGGCGTTCTTCGGCTCCGGTGCGTACACATCGGGCTTGCTGGTGGTCCACCTTGGCTGGTCGGCCTGGTGGGGTGTGCCACTGGGAGGTGTGGTGGCGGCGCTCATCGCCCTCCCATTCGGCTGGATATGCTTCAGGTTGCGGGGGGCTTACTTCGCACTGGCTACGCTGGCGCTAAACGAGGTGATGCGCCATGTCGCCACCATATGGGAATCGCTCACGCAAGGGATGGTGGGGATCATGATAATGCAGACGTACATCTCCAAGACTCCCTATTACTACATAACGCTTGCGCTGGCGGCGTTCTCCGTGGTGTCGGTGATGCTTGTGATGCGCTCGAAGACCGGCTATTACTTCATCTCCATCCGGGAGGACCCGGACGCGGCGGAGAGCCTGGGGGTGGACACGCACTTTTACAAAATGGTGTCGCTCACCATCGCCGCCGCCCTCACTGGCGTGGCGGGGGGCTTGTACATGAATTACATGGGGTTCATAGATCCGCATGTGGTCTTTTCCCTCCACGACATCTCCATAATGGCGATCCTTGTCGGTATAGTCGGCGGGGTGGGGACGATATACGGCCCGGCGGTGGGGGCGTTCATCATGGTGCTCACCCAGGAGATGTTCCGCACGGGCGGTTTCGGCTATATCGCCGAAGCCGCGAAGGCCACCGGGGTGGAAAGCCTGATGACTGCGGCGGATTATATGGCCAAGGCGCACGTATTGGGATTCGGTGCGCTGGTGGTGATCGTGATCCGGTTCATGCCCAACGGCGTTGTTGGTGACTGGGGGAAGATCGCACGGCGCTTTTCACGACGCAAGGGGGCATAG
- a CDS encoding LPS-assembly protein LptD, whose product MADEAHRNAQTGISTATGNVSIQYADKVITGDLAEYDEKTGDGVVDGNAWYTDPTAQIHGQKAEFNSNTKLGALYRAAGNFGQRYFFNGVKIVRVADDRYEITYGAVTTCPQDHPHWLMEADSVDLTVEGYAYMKGMVFRAGGWPIFYLPYMIVPAKTKRATGFLTPGGGYSSKNGMELRNEFFWAISENTDATITHHYMGESGNLAGLEYRYIFGPGTAGTLNAVYMKETDPEKTADRNLWNVIYVHGQTLPWNVKSFVNLNLESENSLNREYGANVDDRTKNYNDSYVVFSKSFSTRSLSLLAREQKSTDPANASRVQRSPELKFVNQKEALFGSPVYGSMESSYSSLQTDTGIDEGKTSFDVDRFDIYPQVSYPVAIAPWLSLEAAASYRHTWYSRGVEPATGELYDNSFSRQYYYAALSLTGPKVFRIFEMDNPARPKLKHLITPIIAWGYIPGYEFDGEDRQRVKTIDSNIDGSNPANAISLTIQNSLLAKEVTGPEDSKTSQILTFNITESYDLNEANRTDIADPDKRPFSSIQFDLSTRPIDWTYFRLLTTYSFYDQFWDASRLELGVKLGSVANIALDRSYTWGNVSGMNGVDSAWDTALLELFLPWGLSADFSVIYDEVEARAKDSMARIRFRDDCWGFALNFQKRDVTRSEADGSTSVEEETRFFFTITLIGVGDVLGAEQPALARKKI is encoded by the coding sequence ATGGCCGATGAGGCACACCGCAACGCACAGACCGGGATATCCACCGCCACGGGCAACGTCTCCATCCAGTACGCCGACAAGGTGATCACCGGAGACTTGGCCGAGTACGACGAAAAGACAGGCGACGGCGTCGTGGACGGGAACGCATGGTACACCGATCCCACCGCGCAGATCCACGGCCAGAAGGCCGAGTTCAACTCCAACACGAAGCTCGGCGCGCTTTACAGGGCGGCGGGCAACTTTGGCCAGCGCTATTTTTTCAACGGAGTGAAGATCGTCCGCGTGGCCGATGACAGGTATGAAATCACATACGGCGCCGTCACCACCTGCCCACAGGACCATCCCCACTGGCTGATGGAGGCGGACAGCGTGGACCTTACGGTCGAAGGTTACGCCTACATGAAAGGGATGGTGTTCCGCGCCGGGGGGTGGCCGATATTTTACCTGCCATACATGATCGTCCCGGCGAAGACGAAGCGGGCCACAGGCTTTCTGACTCCTGGGGGCGGCTACTCTTCCAAGAACGGGATGGAATTGCGGAACGAATTTTTCTGGGCCATTTCAGAAAATACGGACGCCACCATCACCCATCATTACATGGGCGAAAGCGGAAACCTGGCCGGCCTTGAATACCGGTATATATTCGGCCCCGGCACGGCCGGGACACTGAACGCCGTGTACATGAAAGAGACCGACCCGGAAAAGACCGCCGACCGCAACCTGTGGAATGTGATCTATGTCCACGGACAGACACTCCCCTGGAACGTTAAAAGCTTCGTCAACCTGAACTTGGAAAGCGAGAATTCCTTGAACAGGGAATACGGGGCCAACGTGGACGACAGGACGAAAAACTACAACGACAGTTATGTGGTGTTCTCAAAAAGTTTCTCTACGCGCAGCCTTTCACTTCTCGCCAGGGAGCAGAAATCCACCGATCCGGCCAACGCCTCCCGTGTGCAGAGGTCGCCGGAACTAAAGTTCGTCAACCAGAAGGAGGCGCTGTTCGGGTCGCCGGTGTACGGTTCCATGGAATCAAGCTATTCGTCGCTGCAGACGGACACCGGGATTGACGAGGGCAAGACCTCCTTCGACGTGGACAGGTTCGACATTTACCCCCAGGTTTCATACCCAGTGGCCATTGCCCCTTGGCTTTCCCTGGAGGCCGCGGCCAGCTACCGCCACACATGGTACTCACGCGGGGTGGAGCCTGCGACGGGCGAGCTGTACGACAACTCTTTCTCGCGCCAGTATTATTACGCCGCCCTGTCGCTCACCGGCCCGAAAGTCTTCCGCATTTTTGAAATGGACAATCCGGCAAGGCCGAAACTGAAGCATCTTATAACGCCGATAATCGCATGGGGATACATACCCGGATATGAATTTGACGGCGAGGACCGGCAAAGGGTAAAAACGATTGATTCTAATATAGACGGATCAAATCCGGCCAACGCCATATCGCTCACCATCCAGAATTCCCTTCTGGCCAAGGAGGTCACAGGCCCGGAGGACAGCAAGACGTCGCAGATATTGACCTTTAACATCACCGAGTCGTACGACTTGAACGAGGCCAACCGGACGGACATCGCCGACCCGGACAAGCGCCCCTTTTCCTCCATCCAGTTCGACCTTAGCACCCGGCCCATTGACTGGACGTATTTCAGGCTCCTGACCACCTACAGCTTTTACGATCAGTTCTGGGACGCCTCCAGACTTGAACTTGGCGTAAAATTGGGATCCGTCGCCAACATCGCGCTGGACAGGTCTTACACGTGGGGGAACGTAAGCGGCATGAACGGGGTGGACTCGGCGTGGGACACGGCTTTGCTGGAACTGTTCCTGCCGTGGGGCCTGTCGGCCGATTTTTCCGTCATCTACGACGAAGTGGAGGCCCGGGCAAAAGACAGCATGGCCCGGATAAGGTTCAGGGACGATTGCTGGGGCTTCGCGCTGAATTTCCAGAAACGGGACGTGACGCGCTCGGAAGCGGACGGCTCCACTTCGGTGGAAGAGGAGACCAGGTTCTTTTTCACCATCACCCTCATCGGCGTTGGGGACGTGCTCGGAGCCGAACAACCAGCGCTGGCCAGGAAGAAGATTTAA
- a CDS encoding ABC transporter ATP-binding protein yields MLKVTGLDAFYGDMQALWGVSFTAGEKEIVTLVGSNGAGKSTTLRAISGIIRPAAGIIELDGARLDQTPVDKIIHHGIAHVPEGRRLFTEMTVEENLIMGSLTPMAKRKRAETLEWVYGLFPRLRERKNQPAGTLSGGEQQMAAVGRGLMSLPKILMLDEPSLGLSPLLASEIFRIIKVINETGVTVLLVEQNVKRSLAISHRAYVLENGRVVASGSGKELLEDERVREAYLGM; encoded by the coding sequence ATGCTTAAGGTTACCGGGCTGGACGCGTTCTATGGGGACATGCAGGCGCTATGGGGCGTTTCGTTTACGGCGGGGGAAAAGGAGATCGTCACGCTGGTGGGCTCCAACGGGGCGGGGAAGTCCACAACGTTGCGCGCCATATCCGGGATCATCCGGCCTGCGGCGGGTATAATCGAACTGGACGGGGCAAGGCTCGACCAGACGCCGGTGGACAAGATAATCCACCACGGCATCGCCCACGTGCCGGAGGGGCGCAGGCTTTTCACCGAGATGACGGTGGAGGAAAACCTTATCATGGGATCGCTTACCCCCATGGCAAAACGCAAGCGCGCGGAGACGCTCGAATGGGTGTATGGCCTGTTTCCCCGGCTGCGCGAAAGGAAAAATCAGCCGGCCGGGACACTTTCCGGCGGTGAGCAGCAGATGGCGGCGGTGGGGCGGGGGCTGATGTCGCTCCCGAAGATACTGATGCTCGACGAGCCTTCGCTGGGGCTGTCCCCCCTGCTGGCTTCGGAGATTTTCCGGATAATAAAGGTGATAAACGAAACGGGGGTCACTGTGCTGCTGGTGGAGCAGAATGTGAAAAGGTCTTTGGCCATAAGCCACAGGGCGTATGTGCTGGAGAACGGCCGCGTGGTGGCCAGCGGGAGCGGGAAGGAACTGCTTGAGGACGAACGGGTGCGCGAGGCGTACCTTGGAATGTAA
- a CDS encoding SemiSWEET transporter, with protein sequence MTDHADTLGYIAGALCTLAFIPQVYRTWKLRSAKEISLGMYSLLVTGVLLWLIYGIVLGAAPIIIANTVTLALALVILGMKIRFG encoded by the coding sequence ATGACGGACCACGCCGACACATTGGGGTATATCGCCGGGGCGCTATGCACGTTGGCCTTCATACCCCAGGTGTACCGCACATGGAAACTGCGCTCGGCCAAGGAGATTTCGTTGGGGATGTACTCCCTGCTCGTCACCGGCGTATTACTTTGGCTGATCTACGGGATAGTCCTTGGCGCCGCGCCGATCATAATCGCAAACACCGTCACGCTGGCCTTGGCGCTTGTGATACTTGGGATGAAGATAAGGTTTGGCTAG
- a CDS encoding CBS domain-containing protein produces MLIGDWMSKKAIVAEMGTPIMTASHIMKSAGIRYLPVVDNDGRLAGVVTDRDLKAAAPSKATSLDVFELNYLLANVKLCEIMTRNVVTVKAGETVELAAVLMLDNKISGLPVVDDDSRVTGVITQTDIFRALVSITGANHDGVQFAFSLEDRPGSLKEVADDLRAMGARIISVLTHYPSEGEKNREVYFRIRRVDKDEVEKMRRALGSKFTLISVAEDFTGEVRRRKKR; encoded by the coding sequence ATGCTGATAGGCGACTGGATGAGCAAGAAGGCCATCGTGGCGGAAATGGGGACACCGATAATGACGGCTTCCCACATCATGAAAAGCGCGGGCATCCGCTACCTGCCGGTGGTGGACAATGACGGAAGGCTGGCCGGGGTGGTGACGGACAGGGACTTGAAGGCCGCCGCCCCCTCCAAGGCCACTTCGCTGGACGTTTTCGAGCTTAACTACCTGCTGGCCAACGTGAAACTATGCGAGATAATGACCCGCAACGTGGTTACAGTCAAGGCGGGCGAGACCGTGGAGCTTGCCGCCGTGCTGATGCTCGACAACAAGATATCCGGCCTGCCGGTGGTGGACGATGACAGCCGCGTTACCGGCGTGATCACCCAGACAGACATTTTCCGCGCCCTTGTCTCCATAACAGGGGCGAACCACGACGGCGTGCAGTTTGCCTTTTCACTGGAGGACAGGCCCGGATCGTTAAAGGAAGTGGCCGACGATCTGCGGGCGATGGGCGCCAGGATCATTAGCGTGCTCACCCACTACCCGAGCGAGGGGGAGAAAAACCGGGAGGTCTATTTCCGGATACGAAGGGTGGACAAGGATGAGGTGGAAAAGATGCGCCGGGCGCTGGGAAGCAAGTTCACGCTTATCAGCGTGGCGGAGGACTTCACCGGCGAGGTGAGAAGGCGCAAGAAGAGGTGA
- a CDS encoding agmatine deiminase family protein, producing MRGKTPASLGFTMPAEWERHEATWICWPQNSADWPGKFAPIQWVYAEIVKKISRGEIVRILVGSKDKELHARRALAKSHVDLKRIEFVRLATDRGWTRDCGPIFVTKRGRKAESAIVEFNFNAWAKYPNWKKDRKVPAAAAKRLGMRLFEAQLAGRPFTLEGGAIDVNGAGTLITTEECLLDQKTQTRNPGLDREQTEKALREHLGVTNVLWLGKGIAGDDTHGHVDDLCRFVNRNTLVVCREKNGKDANHAPLEENIERLKDMRLEDGARPEVVHLPMPEPLWFDGMRLPASYANFYIANAAVIVPTFNDPADRIALGILSELFTGREVVGISAVDLVWGLGALHCLTQQQPAI from the coding sequence ATGAGGGGAAAAACACCCGCATCCCTCGGCTTTACCATGCCGGCCGAGTGGGAACGGCACGAGGCCACATGGATTTGCTGGCCGCAGAACAGCGCCGATTGGCCCGGCAAGTTCGCCCCCATCCAGTGGGTGTACGCGGAGATTGTGAAAAAAATCTCGCGTGGCGAAATTGTCCGCATCCTGGTGGGATCAAAAGATAAAGAGCTGCATGCCCGCCGCGCGCTGGCAAAATCGCATGTGGACTTAAAGCGGATCGAATTCGTCCGGCTCGCCACAGACAGGGGATGGACCCGCGATTGCGGCCCGATTTTCGTCACAAAGCGCGGACGAAAGGCTGAATCGGCCATCGTCGAGTTCAATTTCAACGCTTGGGCAAAATACCCGAACTGGAAAAAGGACCGAAAGGTCCCCGCAGCGGCGGCGAAAAGGCTTGGTATGAGATTGTTCGAGGCGCAATTGGCTGGAAGACCCTTCACGCTGGAGGGGGGCGCCATAGACGTCAACGGCGCCGGGACTCTGATCACCACCGAAGAATGCCTGCTGGATCAAAAGACGCAAACGCGCAATCCCGGACTGGACCGTGAGCAGACCGAAAAGGCGTTGCGGGAGCATCTTGGAGTGACAAACGTGCTGTGGCTTGGCAAGGGGATCGCCGGGGACGATACGCACGGCCACGTGGACGACCTTTGCCGGTTCGTCAATCGCAACACCCTTGTGGTCTGCCGAGAGAAAAACGGGAAAGACGCAAACCACGCCCCGCTGGAAGAGAACATCGAGCGCTTGAAGGATATGCGGCTTGAGGACGGCGCAAGGCCCGAAGTGGTGCACCTACCCATGCCGGAGCCATTATGGTTTGACGGGATGCGCCTTCCGGCGTCATACGCGAACTTTTATATCGCCAACGCCGCGGTGATCGTCCCCACCTTTAACGACCCGGCGGACAGGATCGCGCTTGGGATATTGTCGGAGCTTTTCACCGGCAGGGAAGTTGTTGGGATAAGCGCGGTTGACCTTGTGTGGGGGCTTGGCGCATTGCATTGCCTGACACAGCAGCAGCCGGCCATCTAG
- a CDS encoding ABC transporter ATP-binding protein: MGFFEVKGLVKYFGGLAAVNGVSFSVAQGEIFGLIGPNGSGKTTIFNLVSGFFRPTAGEVHFKGKRIDGLKPHKINRLGIARTFQVVRPLKRMTVEDNVLAAAFAKAGSMRTARGLAAETMEFCGIHGKREMIAGGLTIGDRKRLEITRALATKPAMILLDETFAGLNPSEQDEAIALIRKIKQSGVTIVIVEHIMKVMMSISDRIHVINFGQTIAEGSPLEVTAAPAVIEAYLGEPQDA, encoded by the coding sequence ATGGGCTTTTTCGAGGTGAAGGGGCTCGTCAAATATTTCGGCGGCCTGGCGGCTGTGAACGGAGTGAGCTTTAGCGTGGCGCAGGGGGAAATTTTCGGGCTTATCGGGCCGAACGGATCGGGAAAGACGACGATATTCAACCTCGTCTCCGGCTTTTTCAGGCCCACCGCCGGCGAAGTGCATTTCAAGGGAAAGAGGATAGACGGGCTAAAGCCGCACAAAATAAACCGGCTGGGGATCGCCCGCACGTTCCAAGTGGTGCGGCCGCTAAAGCGCATGACGGTGGAGGACAATGTGCTGGCGGCGGCCTTTGCCAAGGCGGGCTCCATGCGTACGGCGAGGGGCCTGGCGGCGGAAACCATGGAATTTTGCGGCATCCACGGGAAAAGGGAGATGATCGCCGGAGGGCTCACCATTGGGGACCGCAAACGGCTGGAGATCACAAGGGCGCTTGCAACGAAGCCTGCGATGATACTTCTGGACGAGACCTTCGCGGGACTGAACCCGTCCGAACAGGACGAGGCCATCGCGCTCATCCGCAAGATAAAGCAGAGCGGGGTGACGATAGTGATAGTGGAGCACATCATGAAGGTGATGATGTCCATTTCGGACAGGATACACGTCATCAACTTCGGCCAGACCATCGCCGAAGGATCGCCTTTGGAGGTGACGGCGGCCCCGGCGGTGATCGAGGCGTACCTGGGGGAGCCGCAGGATGCTTAA